A genomic window from Myotis daubentonii chromosome 4, mMyoDau2.1, whole genome shotgun sequence includes:
- the HMOX2 gene encoding heme oxygenase 2 — MLMELETSEGVEESEKQRSAPKRETPSRMADLSELLKEGTKEAHDRAENTQFVKDFLKGNIKKELFKLATTALYFTYSALEEEMDRNQHHPAFAPLYFPMELHRKEALIKDMEYFFGEDWEKQVQCSEATQKYVERIHYVGQNEPELLVAHAYTRYMGDLSGGQVLKKVAQRALKLPSTGEGTQFYLFENVDNAQQFKQFYRARMNALDLNLKTKEKIVEEANRAFEYNMQVFNELDQAGSLLAKEIVEDGLPVHNGKGDVRKCPYYTANQDKGALEGRSCPVGTAIAVLSKPSLQFILAASVALAAGLLAWYYM; from the exons ATGTTAATGGAACTGGAGACCTCCGAGGGGGTAGAAGAGTCAGAGAAACAGAGGTCCGCCCCGAAAAGGGAAACCCCCAGCAG GATGGctgacctctctgagctcctgaaggaAGGGACCAAAGAAGCACATGACCGGGCAGAAAACACCCAGTTTGTCAAGGACTTCTTGAAAGGCAACATCAAGAAAGAGCTGTTTAAG CTGGCCACTACTGCACTTTACTTCACATACTCAGCCCTCGAGGAAGAAATGGACCGCAACCAGCACCATCCAGCCTTCGCCCCCTTGTACTTCCCCATGGAGCTGCACCGGAAGGAGGCACTGATTAAGGACATGGAGTATTTCTTTGGTGAGGACTGGGAGAAGCAGGTGCAGTGCTCTGAGGCCACCCAAAAGTATGTGGAGCGGATCCACTATGTGGGGCAGAATGAGCCGGAGCTGCTGGTGGCCCATGCCTATACCCGCTACATGGGGGACCTCTCGGGGGGCCAGGTGCTTAAGAAGGTGGCCCAGAGGGCTCTGAAACTCCCCAGCACAGGGGAGGGGACCCAATTTTACCTGTTTGAGAACGTGGACAACGCACAACAGTTCAAACAGTTCTACCGGGCCAGGATGAATGCCCTGGACCTGAACCTGAAAACCAAAGAGAAGATTGTGGAGGAGGCCAACAGGGCCTTTGAGTACAACATGCAG GTATTCAATGAACTGGACCAGGCTGGCTCCTTGCTGGCCAAAGAGATCGTGGAAGATGGGCTTCCCGTGCACAATGGGAAAGGAGATGTGCGTAAATGCCCCTATTACACTGCTAACCAAGACAAAG GTGCCCTGGAGGGTAGAAGTTGTCCCGTTGGAACAGCCATAGCTGTGCTGAGCAAGCCCAGCCTCCAGTTCATTCTGGCCGCCAGTGTGGCTCTGGCTGCTGGCCTCTTGGCCTGGTACTACATGTGA
- the CDIP1 gene encoding cell death-inducing p53-target protein 1 produces the protein MSNDPPPPYPGGPTAPLLEEKSGALPTPGQTSPAVMQPSAGMSLPPADIGPPPYEPPGHPVSQPGFIPPHVNADGAYMPPGFYPPPGPHPPMGYYPPGPYPPGPYPPGPYPGPGGHTATVLVPSGAATTVTVLQGEIFEGAPVQTVCPHCQQAITTKISYEIGLMNFVLGFFCCFMGCDLGCCLIPCLINDFKDVTHTCPSCKAYIYTYKRLC, from the exons ATGTCTAATGACCCGCCCCCTCCTTATCCTGGAGgccccacagcccccctcctggAGGAGAAAAGTGGAGCCCTGCCAACCCCAG GCCAAACCTCCCCTGCTGTGATGCAGCCCTCGGCAGGCATgtcactgcctcctgcagacaTTGGCCCCCCACCTTATGAGCCACCAGGTCACCCAGTGTCCCAGCCTGGCTTCATCCCTCCACATGTGAATGCAGATGGAGCCTACATGCCTCCGG GTTTCTACCCTCCTCCAGGTCCCCATCCACCCATGGGCTATTACCCGCCAGGGCCCTACCCTCCAGGGCCCTACCCACCAGGGCCCTACCCTGGTCCTGGCGGACACACAGCCACGGTCCTGGTCCCTTCAGGGGCTGCCACTACGGTGACAGTGCTGCAGGGAGAGATCTTTGAGGGTGCACCTGTGCAGACAGTGTGTCCCCACTGCCAGCAGGCCATCACCACCAAGATCTCCTACGAGATTGGCCTGATGAACTTCGTGCTGGGCTTCTTTTGCTGCTTCATGGG GTGTGACCTGGGCTGCTGCTTGATCCCCTGCCTCATCAACGACTTCAAGGATGTGACGCACACGTGCCCTAGTTGCAAAGCCTACATCTACACGTACAAGCGCCTGTGCTAA